The sequence ACAGGTTCAGTTGGCAGTGCTCGTAGACAGAGGACATCGTGAATTACCAATTAGAGCAGATTTTATTGGGAAAAACATTCCAACCTCACAGGGTGAGATAATAACCGTAGAATTAGCTGAAATTGATCAGTCAGACAGCGTTAGTATATTTGAGAAAATAGAATAAGGACCTTTAAAAAAGTACAGAGATGCTTAAAAGGTTGCATTTTTGAGATACGTGTATCATTTTTAAGAACACGTCTGCCTCTTTGCGACCTAGCAAAGAGGTTTTTTTAATAAGTCAAGAAAGTATAAATTTTAGGCTATAGGATGTTCGCTGACAGAAACGGTCACGTCCGGCTCCAGCGCCCAGAGACTAGGCGACTTCGCGAAATCGCCCTACGATAAGTCATCATCGATTCGCAAGCTCACCGTGATTCCTTTATCTCAGTTGATTCGCTCCACTCGCTACGTCTCTAAACGGGCGCTTGCGCCTTTGTTCATATACAGAAGCAATTATATTATATATTCTTCATTGAAATGACAAAGTATAAGTAATAAGGTCTTTATCATTTGAGATAGCGACAAAATTTTTCTTTAAAACACAAGAGGGAGTTACAACAATGACAGACAAAAATGTAGTTTTAGATGTACAAGAAGTACCCAAAATTTCAAAATGGCTAATCTTTAGTATACAGCATTTATTTGCAATGTTTGGATCAACCATTCTGGTACCTTATTTGACAGACCTTTCAACAGCTGTTGCCTTAGTGTCAAGTGGATTAGGTACGTTAGCTTATATTTTTATTACCAAAGGGCAAATCCCAGCCTATTTAGGATCCAGTTTTGCTTTCATTACGCCGATTACCAGTGCAATGGCAATAGGTGGAACCGGAGGCGTTATGGTTGGGAGTTTTCTAGCGGGGATTGTTTATGGAATTTTGTCACTTTTGATCGCGGCATTTGGGACTGATTGGATTATCAAAGTATTACCCCCAGTCGTAGTAGGACCTGTCATTATTGTGATTGGTTTAGGCTTAGCTCCAACTGCTGTGGATATGGCAATGAACGTAAATGGTGAATACAGTGGCGTGCATTTCAGTGCAGCAGCTGTCACTTTACTGATTACCATTCTTGCATCACTACTTTTTAAAGGAATATTTGGTCTTATACCGATATTAATCGGGATTATTGGAGGATATACGTATTCCTTAGTGATTACAGCGATTACGGGTATTGCCGTGTTAGATACATCTGGTGTACGAGCAGCTTGGACACAAATTATATCGAGTAATTCGGTCGGAGAATTCTTCCAATCGCTTTTTCTTGTACCAGATTTCGTGATTCCGTTTGTGGATTATCAGCCATTTGAAGTATTGAATCTCTCCGTAGTATTATTGATGGTTCCGATCGCTGTTGTGACAGTAGCAGAACATATAGGCGACCAGATGGTTCTTTCAAAAGTTGCTGGTAAAAACTTTATCAAGAAGCCAGGTCTTCACCGTTCGATAATGGGGGATGGGGTCGCCACAATGATTGCATCATTCCTTGGAGGGCCGCCGAACACGACGTATGGCGAAAATATCGGCGTATTGGCCATTACTCGAGTATTCAGTGTCTTTGTCATTGGAGGAGCTGCAATTCTGGCTATACTGTTTGGATTTATCAGAATTATTACCGAAGTCATTAGTTCGATCCCAACCCCTGTAATGGGAGGCGTGTCAATACTGTTGTTTGGTATTATCGCTTCAAGTGGTCTGCGGATGTTAATTGACAATCAGGTGGATCTTGGGATCAAGCGTAATTTAGTCATTTCTTCGGTAATCTTAGTAATTGGGATTGGTGGAGCATATGTCAATATACCAATCGGAAATGGCCAGGTAGTTACGATTGCTGGTATGGCACTGTCTGCGTTTATTGGATTAATTTTAAATTTAATCCTGCCAGGAAAAGAAACAGGATATGGCAATGGCAGTATGTTCTCTTCACCTGAAGATGATCAATAAATAATAAAGTGAGACTTTCTTTGTGATACTCGAAGCTTGAAGTGGGAGTCTTACAGACGGTTAGCGCCGTTATGAAAATTATAGGGAGGAATGTAAAATGAAACATTTTGTGACAATGAAGGATCAAAGCGAAGCAGATATTCTTCAACTGGTAATAAAGGCAGATTGTATTAGTAAGCATGGCGCCGTACCATTTCAGTCTCCATTTTTTGCTGCAAATCTTTTCTTTGAACCAAGTACAAGAACCAAAATGAGTTTTGTTGTAGCGGAACGAAAACTAGGTATTGAACCTTTAGATTTCGCCGCGGATTCCTCTAGTGTAACGAAGGGTGAAAGTATTTACGATACAGCAAGAACATTTGAATCGATCGGTGCGAACGTCATTGTCCTGCGCCATCAGCAAGAAAATATCGCTAGCCAACTAGCTGACTCCATTTCCATCCCTGTCATTAATGCAGGAGATGGGACGGGAGAACATCCGACACAGTCTCTGCTTGATTTAGTCACGATCTATCAGGAATTCCAACAATTCAAAGGAGTTAAAGTGGTGATAGCCGGTGATATCAAGCATAGTCGGGTAGCGCGATCCAATGCATATGCGCTCTCAACGTTAGGTGCGGATGTCTACTTAACAGGTATGGAAGAATGGCAGGATGATACATTACCTTACCCATATCTACCGATTGATGAAGCTACAGAGATAGCAGATGTCTTCATGCTGTTAAGGATTCAGCATGAAAGACATCAGGATCATGTATCCTTTCAACAGGAAAGTTACTTAGAGCAATACGGACTCACATTGGCGAGGGAAGCGAAAATGAAACGTGATGCGATCATTATGCATCCTGCCCCTGTGAATCGGGGAGTAGAGATTGATACTCGCCTTGTAGAATGCGAACGTTCCAGAATATTTAAACAAATGCAAAATGGTGTGGCTGCAAGAATGGCTGTCATCGATACACTGTTAAATCAAGGGGGAACTTTTCATGAAAAGACTACTAACAAACGTCAAGCAATTATTGGATAACGGTTCTACACAATCGTGCGAACTTTTAATTGAAAATGGAACGATTACAGCTATTGGTACTGAGCTTGCCGCAGAAGGTGCCGAAATAATTGATGGACATGGTCATCTGGTAACGCCGGGTTTTGTCGATGTTCATGTCCACCTTCGCGAACCGGGCGGAGAAGCAAAGGAGACAATTGCAACTGGTACAGCTGCGGCAGCGCGTGGCGGTTATACGACGGTGTGTGCTATGCCAAACACACAGCCAACTCCAGATTCTGTAGAAGTTTTAGACATGATTCAGGCAAAAATCACAGAAACGGCACAAATTAGAGTATTACCTTATGCTTCTATTACAGAACGTTTAGTAGGAAATAAATTAACAGATATGAAAGCATTAAAAGAAGCTGGTGCCTTTGCTTATACTGATGATGGAGTCGGTGTTCAGTCAGCTGACATGATGCTGAAGGCTATGCAACAAGCTGCATCGATCGACATGCCGATTGTGGCACATTGTGAAGAGAATACATTAATCCATAACGGTGTGATGCATGACGGGCAAATCAGTGAACAGCTAGGTTTACCTGGCATTCCATCGATTTGTGAATCTGTCCAAATTGCCAGAGACGTACTTTTAGCAGAAGCTGCAGATTGTCATTATCACGTCTGTCATGTTAGTACAAAAGAATCGGTTCGAGTGATTCGTGATGCGAAACGAGCAGGTATTAAAGTGACAGCAGAAGTTACACCACATCATCTATTAATTAATGAAAATAGTATTAAGGCAGATGATGCTAATTTCAAAATGAACCCGCCATTGCGTGCAAATGAAGATCACCAAGCTTTAATTAATGGTTTGCTGGATGGGACAATCGATTTTATTGCAACCGATCATGCACCGCATACCGCTGAGGAGAAGGCAAATGGTATGACAGAAGCACCATTTGGAATTGTCGGTTTTGAGACAGCTTTTGCCTTACTTCATACCCATTTTGTTGAAAAAGGGATTTTCACGTTGAAGCAGCTGATAGATTGGTTGACAATCAAACCAGCTGAGACATTCGGTCTGCCATACGGTCGGATCGAGCTTGGTGCAAGCGCAGACCTGACATTGATTGACTTAAACAATCAAGAAGTTATCGACAAATCTACATTTCTATCTAAAGGGCAGAACACACCATTTGATCAATGGGAAGTGAAAGGCAAACCAGTGATGACCATTTATCAAGGTGAGACAGTATATGAGGAGGCAATACGATGAGAAGACAGCTAATTTTAGAGGATGGTACGGTATTTAACGGGGAAGCATTTGGTTCCTTGAATGAAAGTATTGGGGAAGTAGTCTTTAACACAGGGATGACTGGTTATCAGGAAACATTATCTGATCCATCATATTGTGGGCAGATTGTTACCATGACCTATCCGTTAATCGGAAATTATGGTATTAATCGTGATGACTTCGAAACAATTAATCCTTCCATTTTTGGTTTTGTAGTCAAAGAATATTGCCAGTCACCATCTAATTTTCGCAGTGATGAGAATTTGGACGAGTTTCTAAAAGCAAATAATATTCCTGGTATCGCAGGAATTGACACGAGAAAGCTGACCAAAATTTTGCGTAAACATGGTACGATGCGTGGTATCCTGACAGAGGCTGGCGCAGAAGATGAACGTGCAGAAGAGAAGCTTGCTCAGTCAACACCAATGCACGATCAGGTTGCACAAGTTTCAACCATTAAACCTTACGTATCGCCGGGTAGAGGTTATCGTATTGTGCTTGTCGATTTTGGCATGAAGCATGGTATCCTTCGTGAATTGACGAAGCGGAACTGTAATGTAACAGTGGTGCCATATAACTATAGTGCAGAGAATATTCTCCGCTTAAAGCCAGATGGTATCATGCTTACGAATGGACCGGGAGATCCGAAAAAAGTACCAGAAGCGATCGAAATGATTAAAGATGTTATTCCAACGGTTCCGACCTTTGGTATTTGCTTAGGTCATCAATTGCTTTCATTAGCTTGCGGAGCTGATACGGATAAATTAAAGTTTGGTCACCGTGGTTCCAACCATCCGGTATATGATTATGAAACAAAACGTACGTATTTGACTTCACAAAATCATGGCTATGCGGTAACTGCGGAGTCGTTAGAAGAGACTGAGCTAGAACTAACCCAGATTGCCTTAAATGATAAAACAGTAGAGGGAGTCAAACATGCTGTCTATCCGGCTTTTTCCGTACAATACCATCCGGAAAGCTCACCAGGACCAGACGATACAAACTACTTATTTGATAAATTCATGCAAACGATCGAAAGCTATCAAAGTGCAAACAAGGAGGAAGTCTAATGCCAAAAAGAACAGATATTAACAAAATTTTAGTGATCGGATCAGGACCAATTGTCATCGGACAAGCTGCAGAGTTTGATTATTCTGGAACACAAGCTTGTCAATCGTTAAAAGAAGAAGGTTATACCGTTATTTTGGCTAATTCCAATCCAGCTACTATCATGACAGACCATACGATAGCAGATACTGTTTATATGGAACCTTTAAGTGTTGAATTTCTTTCTAAAATCATCCGTAAAGAACGCCCTGACGCGGTATTACCGACACTTGGGGGGCAAACGGGCTTGAATTTGGCTGTTGCATTGGATGAGTCAGGCATTTTGCACGAATATAATGTAGAACTGTTAGGAACGAAACTAGACGCGATTCAAAATGCAGAAGACCGTGAAAAATTCCGTACATTAATGAATGAAATAAACGAACCAGTACCAGAAAGTCAAATTGTGAATACTGTTGAACAAGCGTTAGATTTTGCTGATGAAATTGGTTATCCATTAATTGTTCGTCCTGCTTATACATTAGGGGGAACTGGCGGTGGAATGTGCTACGACGAAACAGATTTAAGAGATATTACCCGCAATGGATTGTCGCTTTCTCCGGTAAATCAATGTTTAATTGAGCGAAATATTGCTGGATTCAAAGAAATTGAATATGAAGTAATGCGTGATAAAAACGATCAGGCTATCGTTGTTTGTAATATGGAAAATATTGATCCCGTCGGTATACATACCGGTGATTCTATTGTAGTAGCCCCTTCTCAAACGTTGAGTGACAGAGAATATCAGATGCTTCGTTCAGCATCGCTGAAGATTATCCGTGCTCTGGAAATAGAAGGTGGCTGTAACGTTCAGTTAGCAATCGACCCTTACAGTTTCCAGTATTACATTATTGAAGTAAACCCGCGGGTAAGTCGATCTTCTGCGTTAGCATCGAAGGCGACAGGTTATCCAATTGCAAAGATTGCTGCTAAAATAGCGATCGGTATGACACTGGATGAAATCATGAACCCGATCACTGAAACAACGTATGCATGTTATGAGCCAGCACTAGATTATATCGTAACGAAATTCCCTCGCTTCCCATTTGATAAATTTGTATTAGGGAATCGTACGCTAGGTACACAAATGAAGGCAACTGGCGAAGTCATGGCAATCGGACGTAATTTTGAAGAATCATTGTTAAAAGGTATCCGGTCATTGGATATCAGCGGTGAAGATTTCTATTTACCTAGAATTGCTGAAGAATCAATGGAAGTGTTAAAAGAGCGCTTAGCAAAGGCGGATGATGAACGTATTTACGTACTAGCCGAAGCTTTACGTAAAGGGCTCTCAGTTGAAGAAATTTTCAACTTAACGAAAATTGATCGCTTCTTCTTAGATAAAATTAAGAAAATCATTGATTTTGAACGTAAATTAGCTGATATTCCTCAAAATATCGATTTATTAAAAGAAGCAAAAACACTAGGATTATCTGATACTCAAATCGCTCGTGTCTGGAATGTTGATGTAGATGAAGTGTACCAACTGCGTATCGCGGAGAACATCTTACCAGTGTATAAAATGGTAGATACTTGTGCAGCAGAATTTGAATCAGCTACACCATACTTCTACAGTGCGTATGAAGAAGAAAACGAATCTGAAGTAACAGATCGTAAGAAAGTTTTAGTAATCGGCTCCGGTCCGATCCGAATCGGGCAAGGGATAGAATTTGACTATGCAACAGTTCATTCTGTATTAGCATTAAAAGAAGCGGGTTATGAAGCGATCATCATGAATAGCAATCCAGAAACAGTGTCTACTGATTTCAGTGTTTCGGACAAACTATATTTTGAGCCGTTAACATTAGAAGATGTCATGCATGTCGTTGAATTGGAAAAACCTGAAGGTGTGATCGTTCAATTCGGTGGTCAAACAGCGATCAATCTTGCAGAAGGATTAGAACGACGTGGAGTGCAAATACTAGGAACACCTCTTACTGCAATTGATGCGGCAGAAGATCGCGACAAATTTGAACAGTTATTACAAGAGTTAAATATTCCACAACCTCAAGGTAAAAGTGTTCGTCAGCTTGATCAGGCTAAAGAAGCTGCAGCTGAGATTGGCTACCCGGTGTTAGTACGTCCATCGTATGTTATCGGTGGGAGCCAGATGGAAATTGTTTATAATCAAGAAGAGTTGGAAAGCTATTTAGCGAAGACTAATCATATTAAACATAAGCACCCTGTATTGATTGACAAATATTTAACAGGGATAGAAGTGGAAGTCGATGCAATCAGTGATGGTGAAACAACTATTATACCAGGTGTGATGGAACACATTGAGCGCGCTGGTGTACACTCAGGAGATTCAATCGCCGTATATCCGACACAGCGACTATCCGAAGAAATTAAACACAAATGTGTAGATATTACGATTAATATTGCGGAAAAATTAGGTGTGCGCGGCTTAATCAATATTCAGTTTGTCGTTCACAAAAATGAAGTATATGTACTGGAAGTAAATCCGAGAGCTAGTCGTACTATTCCGTTCTTGAGTAAGATTACGGGTGTCACCATGGCAAATATTGCAACTCGTTGTATCATTGGTGAATCTTTAGCTAATATGGGGTATGAAAAAGGACTTTTACCAGAACCAGAAACAGTATCAGTCAAAGTACCGGTATTCTCCTTTGAAAAACTACGCAGTGTGGATACCATGCTCGGGCCAGAAATGAAATCGACCGGTGAAGCCATTGGCCGCGACAGAACGTTGGAAAAAGCACTTTATAAAGGATTAACAGCTTCCGGATTGAAGATCCCAATGGAAGGTGCTGTTCTCATTACAGTTGCTGATAAAGATAAAGAAGAAGCGTGTCAATTGGCGCAGCGATTCTTTGAGCTTGGTTTTACTATGTATGCGACAGAAGGTACTGCGAACACGCTTAGAGAAATGAATTTGCCAGTAATAGAAGTAGGAAAAGTAGGGGCAGAGGACAAAAACGTGATCTCCGTTATTGAGCAAGGGGAAGTACAGCTTGTAGTCAACTCGTTAACATCTGGTAAGAAACCTCGTTCAGACGGCTTTAGAATTCGTCGTGAAGCAGTAGAACATGGTGTGCCATGTTTAACAAGCCTTGATACAGCAGAAGCAATTGTGAATGTGATTGACTCCACTACGTTTACTGCAAAACCAGCAGTTGAAGGGAAGGCAATAATATTTTGATAACCAAACAATTACTGCAGATTTTAAGTCATGTCCAAATTGCGGAAGATACGTTCGAAGTTGTCTTACAATCTTCTTTAGCAAAAGAACTAAAGCCAGGACAGTTTGTGCATATTGCCTTAAAAAATCATATGCTTAGAAGACCAGTTTCTGTAGCTGGGATTGATAAAGAAAAAAATAATTTCACTATTATCTTTAAAATTTTTGGCGAAGGGACACGTGCGTTAAGTCAATGTAAAGCTGGGGATGAATTAGATGTGATTCTACCTTGTGGCAGTTTCTATCCTGTTGATAATTTAGAGCTTGACCATGCCTTAATAGTAGGTGGAGGAATCGGCGTTCCTCCTCTCTACTACCTGGCAAAAACTTTAAAGGAAAAAGGTGTAAAGGTAACAAGTGTATTAGGTTTTCAGAATAAAAATCAGGTTTTTTATGAAGAGAAATTTCGAATGCTAGGTGATACCTACATTGCTACTAATGATGGCAGCTATGGTTCAAAAGGATTTGTTACAGATATTATTTCCGGACTTTCTGATCCATTTGATTATTATTTCTCGTGCGGTCCTACCCCAATGTTGAAAGCTGTAACTAATCAATTAGAAGCTCACAACGGTTATATTTCATTAGAAGAACGAATGGGTTGTGGTGTGGGGACATGCTATGCATGTGTGGTACCATCTAAAACAGATCCAGCCAAGTCGAAAAAAATTTGTAAGGATGGTCCTGTCTTTGCGGCAAATGAGGTGTTATTAACATGAGTTTATCGACTAAAATGCCAGGACTGAATTTAAAGAATCCGGTCATGCCAGCATCTGGTTGTTTCGGATTTGGAAAAGAGTACAGCCAGTTTTTTGACTTGAACGAACTGGGTGCGATTATTGTAAAAGCTGCTACTAGAGAGGCGCGCTATGGGAATCCGACTCCTCGTGTTGCAGAAACAGCGAGCGGTATGTTAAATGCGATTGGTTTACAAAATCCAGGCGTTGAAAAGATCATCGATAAAGAATTACCTTTCTTACGACAATTCGATACACCTGTTATAGCTAATGTTGCGGGTAGTACAGTGGAAGAATACGAGTACGTAACGAAAGCATTAAATCGTTCGCAAGATGTATCTGCCTTAGAACTGAATATTTCATGTCCCAATGTGAAAGAAGGAGGCGTGCAATTTGGTACTGACCCTGAATTAGCTAAAGAAGTGACATATGCTGTAAAGCAAGCGAGTAATTTTCCAGTTTATGTGAAGCTATCTCCGAATGTAGCAAATATTGTAGGTATGGCTAAGGCAGTGGCAGATGGTGGAGCGGATGGTATTTCTATGATTAATACGTTGACAGGTATGCAAATGAACTTGAAACAGCGCAAGCCTATCATAGCAAATAAAACAGGAGGCTTATCAGGACCTGCTGTAAAACCAATTGCAATTCGCATGATTTATGAAGTACGTCAAGCACTAGATTTGCCGATTATCGGTATTGGAGGCATCATGAATGCTGAAGATGTGGTAGAATATCTTTTGGCGGGTGCAAATGCAGTAGCGGTAGGAACAGCTAATTTCCAAAATCCGTTAGCCTGTCCAGAAATTATTCAGGCATTGCCAGATGTGTTGAATAAATATGGATTTAATTCTGTTGAAGATGCAATTGGAAAGGGGCATGAAGCGTGAATAAACCATTTTTTCTAGCTTTGGATTTCAGGACTGGGGATGAAGTGAAAGACTTCTTGCAATCGAATGATTTAGCAGAAGCCCCGGTAAAAGTGGGAATGGAACTATTTTATCGAGAAGGACCAGCCATTATTTCTTGGCTAAACGAACGGAATCATTCGATCTTTTTAGACTTGAAATTACACGATATTCCAACAACTGTCGAAAAAGCAATGTACAACCTTGCTGATTTAGGAGTGGATATTGTCAACGTGCATGCTGCTGGTGGTTCAGAGATGATTAAAGCAGCCAGAAGAGGCTTAGAAGCTGGAGCAAATGGAAAAGTACCAAAACTAATTGCCGTTACCGTACTTACGTCTATGGATGAAGATATATTGCAAAAGGAATTGTATGTCAACCAATCAGTAGAAGAAGCGGTTCAGCGTCTCGCTTTATTAACAAAAGAAAGTGGAGCTGACGGTGTAGTTTGTTCAGCACATGAAGTACCGGCTATAAAAGAAGTATGTGGTAAAGACTTCTTGACGGTAACGCCTGGTATAAGGCTAGCAGATGTTCATAACAATGATCAAAAACGAGTAGCCACACCAGCACTCGCAAAACAAAACGGAGCCGATTATTTGGTGATTGGCAGAAGCATTACACAGGCGAATAGCCCGAAAGCGAATTATCAACGTGTACTAGAGGAGTGGGACCATGCTTAAATCAAAAGAGTTGGCATATGCTTTGTATGATATTGATGCCATTCAAATACGTCCTGATCGTTCTTTCGTCTGGACATCAGGAATTCAGTCACCTATATATTGTGACAATCGCTTAACCATGTCTTATCCGGAAATAAGACAGCAAATCGTTGAACAGTTTGCGCAAATGATCGAACAGATGGATGAAAAACCTGATGTTATCGCTGGTTGCGCAACAGCAGGCATTCCACATGCCGCTTGGTTAGCTTCATATCTAGATTTACCAATGGTTTATGTAAGATCAAAACCTAAAGGACATGGTAAACAAAACCAGATTGAAGGAAAAATTTCTGAAGGTGATAAGGTAATTGTCATTGAAGACTTGATCTCAACTGGAGGATCTTCATTAGATAGTGCTGTGGTATTAAAGGAAGCAGGGGCCAAGGTATTAAGTGTTTTAGCTATTTTTAGTTATGGTTTGCAAAAGGCTGATAATCAATTTAATGCTGCTGGTATTCCATTTGCAACAATCAGCAATTTCGATGTACTTGCAGATACACTAGTTGAAAATGACAAAATCACCGAAGCAGAAAAAACAGATTTATTACAATGGCGGAATGAATTAGGAAATAACTAATATAATATTTCCTGGGCAACCGCAAAATGCAGTTTGTTTCGCTATCATTCGACGGCAAAACAGGAACAATAGTCATCTAACAGATTACAGATCTATCATTTCTGTAATCTGTTTTTTTATGTGAACGATTTATTTGTCTCGAAGTGTGAGCAGTATCCGGTTCTTATAATATGGATTATGTAAAGTATCTGCTTAGCAAAGCTCCGGAAATAGGACCCGCAGGACGCGGAGTGGTTGGACGGAGCGGTATCACACCACTAAAAACTTGTCAAAATGAATTCTTTGCTAGCATAATCCATATTATAGGAATTTTAATATTTACTTGATTTTGATATGCTGTGTTGGTTTTTCTGTTTTTCCTGAGAAAATCACAGATGATCATTTCAGTGATACTCAAAAGCGAACATATTAGGTGTTGTGAAACAGGGCGAGTATGACTATGATAGAATTTAGTAAGCTTATTAATTAAGAAAGCAGGTATTTTTTGATGAAAAAGAAATTACTTTGGAGCGGTTTGGCTATATGCTGTTTAATGTTCCTAGCTATAGGTGGATATAAACTAATGAATGCGCGGGAATTTCAATTATTCGGTGAATTAACAGCTAAAGTGGAAACTGATGAAAAGATTGTTGCTCTAACTTTTGATGATGGACCGTCTGAGAACGTTCCAGGAATTTTATCGTTATTGGATGAATATCAGGCTAAGGCAACTTTTTTTCTGATTGGACAAGATATAGCGAAATATCCTGAAATGGCCAAGGCTATTGTTGATGCTGGACATCAGATCGGAAATCATAGCTATACGCATACCAGAATGGTAGTCAAATCCCCAGCGTTTGTAAAGAAGGAATTATCCTTAACAGATGATTTAATTAGAGACGCCGGATACGAAGGTGACATTGATTTTCGTCCGCCATTTGGTAAAAAACTTGTCGTTTTGCCATGGATGCTGAACAATCAGAAGAGGGAAACAATCATGTGGAATATTGAACCGGATACATATGCGAGCTCAGTAGAAGAAAAAGTGAAATATGTACTCGATAACATAGAAAAAGGATCCATTATCTTGCTCCATCCAATGTATGATGACGGAGAGGAATTACAAGTGATGGAAACAATCTTAAAAGAACTAACAGAACAAAACTACCGCTTTGTTACAATAGACGAACTACAAAAGCATGCAAACGAAAATTAGCCGCAATTATTAACCGCAGTATTAATTAATCATATATATGTACGGATAGCCAGCCTTGAATTTCGATCTGTTGTATTACTTGTTGAGCTAGTCCACCTGGCCCTAACTAACAACATAATATAAAACTACCTATAATATGGATTATGTAAAGTAGAATTGTATGTAAATGTGGTAATTTTGATATGAAGTATGTGCT is a genomic window of Gracilibacillus salinarum containing:
- a CDS encoding dihydroorotate dehydrogenase electron transfer subunit, translating into MITKQLLQILSHVQIAEDTFEVVLQSSLAKELKPGQFVHIALKNHMLRRPVSVAGIDKEKNNFTIIFKIFGEGTRALSQCKAGDELDVILPCGSFYPVDNLELDHALIVGGGIGVPPLYYLAKTLKEKGVKVTSVLGFQNKNQVFYEEKFRMLGDTYIATNDGSYGSKGFVTDIISGLSDPFDYYFSCGPTPMLKAVTNQLEAHNGYISLEERMGCGVGTCYACVVPSKTDPAKSKKICKDGPVFAANEVLLT
- a CDS encoding dihydroorotate dehydrogenase — its product is MSLSTKMPGLNLKNPVMPASGCFGFGKEYSQFFDLNELGAIIVKAATREARYGNPTPRVAETASGMLNAIGLQNPGVEKIIDKELPFLRQFDTPVIANVAGSTVEEYEYVTKALNRSQDVSALELNISCPNVKEGGVQFGTDPELAKEVTYAVKQASNFPVYVKLSPNVANIVGMAKAVADGGADGISMINTLTGMQMNLKQRKPIIANKTGGLSGPAVKPIAIRMIYEVRQALDLPIIGIGGIMNAEDVVEYLLAGANAVAVGTANFQNPLACPEIIQALPDVLNKYGFNSVEDAIGKGHEA
- the pyrF gene encoding orotidine-5'-phosphate decarboxylase; the encoded protein is MNKPFFLALDFRTGDEVKDFLQSNDLAEAPVKVGMELFYREGPAIISWLNERNHSIFLDLKLHDIPTTVEKAMYNLADLGVDIVNVHAAGGSEMIKAARRGLEAGANGKVPKLIAVTVLTSMDEDILQKELYVNQSVEEAVQRLALLTKESGADGVVCSAHEVPAIKEVCGKDFLTVTPGIRLADVHNNDQKRVATPALAKQNGADYLVIGRSITQANSPKANYQRVLEEWDHA
- the pyrE gene encoding orotate phosphoribosyltransferase yields the protein MLKSKELAYALYDIDAIQIRPDRSFVWTSGIQSPIYCDNRLTMSYPEIRQQIVEQFAQMIEQMDEKPDVIAGCATAGIPHAAWLASYLDLPMVYVRSKPKGHGKQNQIEGKISEGDKVIVIEDLISTGGSSLDSAVVLKEAGAKVLSVLAIFSYGLQKADNQFNAAGIPFATISNFDVLADTLVENDKITEAEKTDLLQWRNELGNN
- a CDS encoding polysaccharide deacetylase family protein, whose translation is MKKKLLWSGLAICCLMFLAIGGYKLMNAREFQLFGELTAKVETDEKIVALTFDDGPSENVPGILSLLDEYQAKATFFLIGQDIAKYPEMAKAIVDAGHQIGNHSYTHTRMVVKSPAFVKKELSLTDDLIRDAGYEGDIDFRPPFGKKLVVLPWMLNNQKRETIMWNIEPDTYASSVEEKVKYVLDNIEKGSIILLHPMYDDGEELQVMETILKELTEQNYRFVTIDELQKHANEN